TTACAGATGTGAGGAAGAATCAGCATGCTGTATAAGCACCACAGTTCGCATGTCACATGAGATTTGGCGGTGCGTCTCAGTGTCCTTCTACGCCCGGAAGTGGGTAGGTATCTCGTTTCATTCTTGTATAAGTTActaaaagtctataaaaCTGTACGTTCTTATCTTAGTTCGTAAATACTTGAACCATTCACGTCAAGGCCTCCTCAAGTCGGAGTTAGTCCTGAGCAAGTGAGGGTGAGCGGTCCTAGTACACCTGCAACTCCAGGCTATGACAGCAGTCAAAGCTATAACCTCAACCACAACTCGTTCTGCACAGGCGCTCGGTGAACCTAGGATGGGCGTATCCTGGGCCTATGGGCCTGTGGCTCCTGTTGAATAACTATACGCGGCTTCGCGTTCTCCATCAGGTATGGTCGTTGACGGAGGACCTCCCTGAAGTAACTCGGCCGGCCATCCTCCTCGACGAGCTCCAGCAACCGATCGGCTTTGAAGTCGACCGCAAGGCCACTAAGCCATTCACCGTCTGCCATCAATACAACGCTGCAATGCCACGGCGTCGTAAAGCcgcttttggtgttgagcagGCTGATGGAAATCTTATGCTCTCCAGTAGACTGGTGGATACTGAGACGTAAATAGTTCGGGAAGCGCGCTTTGACGGCTCCCGCAAAAGCCTAATCACAAGAGAGATTCTGTTAGCTATGGGAACTCGACTAGGCATTGGAATGACTGGCTGAAGTAGTGAACTTGAAACTTACGTATCCCCGGATCAGCATTTGCTTGGCGAGGTACTTGACATCCTTCCTGTACTTGGCACTGCTCTTAGCTGGGCCGAAAATGTGCTGCAGATCTGACTTGAGGAAGCGGCAGTACCCCTTGTACGTCCCGAGCGTGTCCGGATTTGTGGCGATTTCATGGTCAATGTCAAGATCGCCGTCCCGGCCATACTTGTTGAACAGGGTCCGGCGGAAGTTAGTTGCGTTGGCAACGTACGTGAGCTCATTAAGGTCATTGGGCAGGCCCTTCACTGCGACCAAATCCTGTAGGCGGGAGAatgagagatgagagaagGCCTTGCGCTCGGCCATGGCCCGTAGCGCCGACCCGTAACGCCAGGTCTCCTGGTCAGAAATTCCTAGCAAGTCTAGATGACGATTCAAGAAGAAGTGTCAGTGATGTGCCAGTAGCCGTGAGAGTTGTCACCTTGTTTCGAGTGAGGAATGCAGAGGATGAACGAACCATTGTAAACCAGGCCGTCTGAGATGACAGTCAGCTCTGCGCCAGGCTCATAGAATTGGCCAATGGTGACACATATGGAGTTTAGTCTAGCAAGTGCCAACTCTTCAGCCTTATCTGGGAGGGTACCCAGAACCTTTTCGACCTTATTTGCTGACTTGAACGGGAATGCCGGTAGACACATGACTACCTTTTGCCGTGCTTTGACAAAGCGTGAGACGACGGCTAGGAACTTAGGCCTGCCGGCATTATGCAGTTCCTCGGTGCTGTCGAACTTGTGAAGAGAGTATTCTAGAATGACGTCCAAAATTCTGTTGGAAGTCTCGGAGACTTTGGTCTCTTCAGAGTCTTCCGTTTTGTCATCTGCGGCGGGAGGGCCCGTCATCTCGCTCGGGACACTGGAGCGGGAGGATCTCGTCGACATGGTGTCGTCGAACGAGACGTCTGATCCAGCTATGGTAACAGCCGGTGTCTTCAGTTTCAAGACGTCGGAGGGGTTCTGATGATCAATATCGATGGACATGGCGACCAAAGCACATATGAATGGTATGGCAGAAGATGAAATGATAGACGATAAACATGCAATAAGGGTGAAGCAGAGGTGTCGTAAAAGTCGCAATCTAGAACAAGCCGTACATATAGTGTCACGTACAACACTTATCCAATTGGGACAGATGATCCAATGCAAGAGGCCTTGATTCTTCACAATGGAGATTGGCGGACATGCTCAGCCTTATTTTATCCGGGAGAAtgccagaagaaggaagatgatgtCTGCCTCACTCCAACCCAAGTGAGGCAAAGCCCGTCATTGTCATTTGATAGCATATGCTAATTCCATGCCGGGGGCACTGCACTAGGAAGGGAACGCGTGGCTTGGTAGGGCGGAAGCTAGGGAAGCCAGGCCGCCGCGAAAAGCAAAGAGGGTCAACGGGACGGGACATTGCCGTTTCAGGTCCGCTGCCGTTAACTACCTTACAGCGTCTGAGGTGAGATGGAAGTGGATCGCGACAGGACCCCAGTACCGAGACAGGGGTACTCTTTAGACTAAGGTACCTAAGCGCCCGCCCCCAATCTCAATTATCGGACAGCCTGCGACCTTCTGTTGTGTCATCCAGAAGCAGGatttctcctctttctccttctcctttctcttctggcTTACAATCTCACAATCGCATCCCCTCATCGCTTACTCTCCGCCTGAAGAAGCCGGTCTTCTCAGTGCACCTCTCAGCAAACGACACCCCCGTACTCATCCTAGTTACCGTGATCTGACGGCATCCCGAAGATCCATTTAGCGTCCCAGCTGGTACACTAGTGGCCTGGCGCGCTTGCGAGGCCCTCCACTACACCAACTCACGACCAAAAGCCCTGAGAACTGCTTGCTGTCGTTGTCGCTGTCGCTGCGATGGGACAAACCTATATGCGTCTGCCggaagatggcgatgacAGAAATGCCAGTGCCAGCAGGCTTCCAGCGCCCACGAGCGCACATCTGGCAACAACCACGCTGCAGGTCGGCGGCATGACGTGCGTCGCCAACTCTTACTTTCGTTCATTTCGTTCTCTAAAGCTAACTCTGTAACCTCAACAGATGCGGTTCTTGCACATCGGCCGTTGAATCCGGCTTCAAAGGCGTTGACGGCGTCGGAACAGTCTCCGTCAGCCTCGTAATGGAGCGCGCCGTTGTCACGCATGACCCGGACATCATACCTGCCGAGAAGATACAGGAGATCATCGAGGACCGTGGGTTTGATGCTGAGGTTCTCTCGACCGATCGTTCCAACCCCGCGACTACTCGATTGAACAACCACTGCTCCGACCAGAGCACTGCGATTGGGAGCGAAGCTGAGTCTGCAACGACAACTGCGACGACCACTTTCGCCATAGAGGGCATGACGTGTGGCGCCTGCACGTCCGCCGTTGAAGCTGGCTTCAACGGCGTGGCCGGTGTGCTCAAGTTCAACATTAGCCTTTTGGCGGAACGAGCCGTTATCACTTATGACGAGACGAAGCTTTCGCCGGAGAAGATAGCCGAGATTATCGACGATCGCGGGTTTGATGTTACTATTTTATCGACGCAGCGCGACTCGATCCATCAGGGAGGAGATACGACAAGCGCTCAGTTCAAGGTCTTCGGCTGCAAAGATGCGACTACTGCCCAGCTTCTGGAGGAAGGCCTCATTGCAGTCCAGGGCATCCGATCCGCatctctcagcctcagtaCGGACCGCCTGACAGTCGTCTACCAGCCCAGGACTATAGGACTTCGTGGCATTGTTGAGGCTATAGAGGTGCAGGGCTTGAATGCCCTCGTTGCAAGTGGCGAGGATAACAACGCGCAGCTTGAGTCGCTGGCGAAAACGCGCGAGATTACCGAGTGGCGGACAGCGTTCAGGACGTCACTTGCCTTCGCGATCCCCGTTCTCCTCATCGGCATGATTATTCCTATGGCCTTCCCAGTGATAGACATTGGACGTTTCGAACTCATACCTGGCCTATTCCTGGGTGACATTGTATGTCTCGTTCTCACATTGCCTGTTCAATTCGGCATTGGCAAGCGATTCTATATCTCTGGGTATAAATCTCTTAAACATAGATCGCCAACGATGGATGTTCTCGTCGTTCTCGGCACATCATGTGCCTTCCTCTTTAGCGTCTTCTCCATGCTGATCTCCGTCCTTCTTGAGCCGCATTCTAAACCTTCCACGATCTTCGACACATGCACCATGCTCATCACATTCATCACACTGTCTCGGTGGCTGGAGAACCGGGCCAAAGGCCAGACTTCTAAGGCGCTGTCTCGTCTTATGTCACTAGCTCCGTCCAAAGCTACCATCTATGCTGACCCGATCGCTGTGGAAAAGGCAGCAGAGAGCTGGGCAAAATCATCTGACGAGCCCCCAACACCCAAGACACCTCGGACTCATGAACCTGGCGTCTCTGCTTGGGAGGAAAAGGTCATCCCAACAGAGCtgcttgaggttgacgataTTGTGGTCATCCGGCCCGGTGACAAAATTCCAGCAGATGGCATTCTGGTTCGAGGCACTACATTTGTTGACGAAAGTATGGTTACTGGAGAAGCTATGCCTGTTCAGAAGTACATGGGTGATAGTATCGTCGCCGGCACTGTTAACGGTGATGGGCGGGTCGACGTCCGTGTTACTCGAGCTGGCCATGATACCCAGCTAAGTCAGATTGTCAAGCTAGTGCAAGACGCACAAACCGCTCGCGCCCCTTTTCAGCAACTTGTTGATACAATAGCCGGCTACTTTGTTCCCATGATTCTTATCCTCGGTCTTGGTACGTTCCTTGTATGGATGGTCCTATGTCATGTTTTATCCCACCCTCCGGAGATCTTCCTCGAAGATAATAGCGGCGGCAAGGTCGTAGTCTGCGTTAAGTTGTGTATCTCCGTCATTGTCTTTGCTTGTCCGTGTGCTCTCGGACTAGCTACGCCCACGGCCGTGATGGTTGGCACCGGAGTCGGTGCAGAAAACGGAATTCTGATAAAGGGCGGTGCTGTCCTGGAACGTATAACCAAGGTCACGCAGGTTGTCCTCGATAAAACTGGCACCATAACTTATGGTAAGATGAGTGTGGCCAGCATAGGTCTCGTCCCGCAATGGACAAGAAGCGAGGTCAGTAAACGACTATGGTGGTCCATCGTTGGTCTAGCAGAGATGGGGAGCGAACATCCTGTGGGCAAGGCTATCCTGGGCGCTGCAAAGAACGAGCTAGGTATGGCGCCCGAAGAAACCATTGATGGCAGCGTCGGAGACTTCAAAGCGGTTGTGGGGAAGGGTGTCAGTGTGACTGTCGAGCCAGCTACCGCGAACCGGTCACGATACATGGTACTAGTTGGCAACCTCATATTCTTGAAGGATAGTGGTATCGATGTCCCTGAGGATGCTGTAGAGGCCGCAGAGAAGCTTAACATGTCGGTTGGCGAGGGCACATCGCAGGCCAAGAGCAATCCCCGCAGCGCTGGAACCACCAACATCTTCGTTGCCATTGACGGGCTTTATTCGGGCCATGTGTGCCTGTCTGACACAATCAAAGAGGATGCTGCAGCGACTATCTCGGTCCTGCACCGCATGGGCATAAAGACCGCCATAGTGACCGGCGACCAACGGTCTACCGCACTCGCCGTCGCCTCTGCCGTGGGTATCGATGCCAACAATGTTTACGCCGGTGTTAGCCCCGATCAGAAGCAGGTTATCGTACAAGAGATCCAGGACCGTGGCGAGGTTGTCGGCATGATTGGCGACGGCATTAACGACTCCCCGGCACTTGTAACGGCGGACGTGGGCATTGCTATGGCAAGCGGAACAGATGTCGCGATGGAGGCGGCGGATATGGTGCTTATGAGACCGACAGAGCTTATGATAATACCTGCTTCGCTGGCGCTTACGCGCACCATCTTCCGCCGTATCAAGATAAACCTCGGATGGGCATGTATCTATAACGCTATCGGCCTCCCGATTGCTATGGGCTTTTTCCTTCCGTTCGGGCTTAGCGTACATCCTATAATGGCGAGTCTTGCGATGGCGTTCAGCAGTGTGACGGTGGTGGTCAGCAGTCTGATGCTCAACTCCTGGACAAGGCCTGTTTGGATGAACGAGGTGGCGAAGAACGGCGGCAGGGAGCCCAAGGCGGAGAGGTGGATATGGGGAAGGGGAATCGTCCGCTGGGTGAGGGAGATGATGGGACGCAGAGGAAAGGTGGAAGAAGTTGGGTATGTGCCATTACAGAACATagaaggctgaggttgtGTGTGACCATTGTCTTGATATGCATTGCAATAATCAAGTCTGCTTGATGAACTTTCAATCTGGGAAAGGAATGCAGTTACAAAAAGACTAGATTTTCGTTCAAACAGACACGTCCATGCTGTCGAGGTAAGTTGCGAAATGCAAACATCAGCTATCAGGTCTATCGAATCAAAGTAACACTCTCAAAACACACTTTAGGCAGCACACTAGCTACCCACACAATAGCCCAATATACCATACTGTCAATGATTCGATCTTACATCTGTTCATCTCCAAACCAAAACAATTTCAAGATTAGAACCTGGCAAATCGATGGACGACCTCTTGCCTTAAGTGACCTGGCAAAACAACCGTCTAAGTACGGATATGCATACGCGCTCAATATGTTCGAAAAGTCAGTCTAGCTATCTCTCTGATCTACTACCATTGTATCTCGATTCGCTCGCAACCTTACAACAccgccatcttctttggtATAAGCAACTCTCGCGTTTTCCTGACCCGAGCACCATCCTCCTTACTCTTAAAATACCGGCCCGTCTTGTAGCTCCAGAGCAGGCTACCGAGAGCATGgttcttctcgacctcgagaTAGCCGAGGAGCGCGCGGTCGGCCTCCTCGCCGAAGCATGGGAGCTCCGATAGTGCTCTGTAATAGCGTCTGTAACAGTCGTTGATCATAACTCCGACCTCGTTGATGGCCTGTTGGGTTGAGAGccccttggccttgagcagGCGGACCATATTGTGGTCAACCCCGAGGCGAAGGTCCTTCTCGTAGGAGAGAATGTCGTTGACTAACAGGATCTGGTCGCTGATGATGACCATGATCTCGAACACTAAAGGATGATCCGCTACCTCCTCGGGCAAGTCAATCCCATAGGCCCATTCATTGTTGACCAGCGCAGGATAGGCGCCGAGAGAGCCCCGGCGCATGGCCAGGTATTCGTCCGGACCACGTGTGAAGGACCGACCCTCCACATTTGTCCGAACCTGCGCGACCAGCCCCTCCCAGTAGAGCTCGTGTGCCCACATCCAGCGCCTGTAGAAGCGGTCTGACGATGGCTTTCCCGCGTAGAAACCTTCTGGGTTTTGCTTCACGCGATCGCACAATGTCTGGAACACATACCGAATAGGGTGTTCTGAGTCGGCGGTATACCGCGGGGCAGTACCCTCCATGATCTCACGTGTCCTGGCAATCTCATTCACGGCGCCATCCAGGTCATTGGACAGGTGGCCTTCGTCGAACTGATCGTCGAACAGGAAGGCCCACGAGTTCCAATCGGTTGACGTACGTAAGGCGAATGCGCTGCAGTCGGGAGCCCAGATGCTTGCAAGATAGGTGAAGTCAACCCGCTTGTTTCTGCTGGCCCACTTGGCATCGGCGTTGATCACGCTTTACACAGTCAGCCAGGGTTGATTCTTCAAGGAGGTCTGCTTGATGCGCGGGGTGCAACTTACGAGGCAATCCACTCGTCAGCTTCGGCTTTGACGCTGGCATAGTTGGGGTTCTCACGGGCTGGGACCGACATGAGTGAGCTGAAGAGGTCGGGAAGCATGAGAACCTCCATCTCGGCATGATCTTGAAATTGGTCATGTTCGGGGACGTTGTGGACCCCGTTCCCGTTGGCCATCCTGGGTTTGATCTCATGTTTGGCGTTGATATGAAGCTCGTCCCCGTTCGTCATCTCGGACTCAGAACCACTATCGAATTTGACCATGATGCCACTCTGTTGTTAGATTTGGATGTTCTATACTAAATGAGTAATCTTAAGTCAAGTTCATGCACGCGTGTGAAAATTGTTAATGTATGGAAGCATCATATAATGCAGCAGCAGATCTCTGGTACATTTAAGGCGTCGCGTCTGCCGAGGGATTTGCTCATGGAGGCTGGAGCTCTGATGTCTGCATTGGGAAATATGCCGCCTCTACGGAAAAGGAATGAAAACGTTGTGAAAGCGTTCATGTGCCGGCACTAGCAACGAATCCCTCCGTTTGAGGCTTGATCCCGTTGCTTATTATCAGTGCCGGACAAACCCCCGAAAGGTCGTAAGCAATAACACTCCGGTCAGCTGACGTGAGCCTCAATATGTTCCGTTCTGCATGGTCCTTATCAGTCCCTGGCAACGGCACATACTCGTATAGGAAGTCTAGAGGggaaaataaaaaaataacCCGAAATCGGTGGATCACACGTGAATTTCGTGTAAGCTACGTTCAAGGGTCGTGTATTTTTCTCCCAGAGGCGCAGTGCAGAGAAATACGAGCAGGAATGTACTTAGAGAATAGTGCTTACATCTGAAACCCTGTATCTTCAACAGTGGAGCTTGGTTCCCTGTCGGCCCCGTTTTAACTAGATACTGGATTGGCCACAGGGTAAAAGGCCTCTCCAGGTACCGACCGGGATGTCCACTGAAATCGAGAGATTCCCGCCCCTAGACGGAGTAAACGCGCTGATATCAGATTGGTGAGATTAAGCTCTCAGCACACCTAGTCGGCGACCCACTGCCGAATTCAGGGGCTTAGGTGTACCGAAACGGAAGTTGAATGGGGCGGCACTTGGCACCCGGCGGGTGGACCCGCAGCCCTTGGGGCTAGGGAACTTTTCAGGGTTTGATTTTCGGGGTCTAGAAGGTTGGTTCATGGAATCTGGAAGGTGAGCATGATCTGCAAGTACGAAATCGCGCAGGACAACTTGGCGAACCGTGCTCCGACTTTCTTTGATAATCCTTTGCAATCTGCAACCCAGTAGGCCAGTGTGTAATTGTAAGCTCGGCTAAAAACACAAGGGAGAGGCGTGGGGAACACAGGCATGCATGGGGAGGATGATAAAGTTCACCACCATCCACTTGTATACAGTCACAGTCATTGCCTGATCCAGCATATTACATATACTGCTGATCCTGTCTGTTCGATAATTTATCCAGAAAATCTACCTGGACTGTAGATCATCATGTTTAGTACCCTACGGCAAACGTTTGGTGATGGAGACCGACTCCTCAGCGTGGAGATTGCCCCGCCATTTGACAAGGACAGGACGTCCATGCGCACTGCTTGTGAGAGATGCCGCGCACAAAAGGTAGGTCACATCGCGGCCATTCacattcatcatcattatccaGTGCGGGGAGTCTTGATGGATAAACCGTAGAGACCTCTTTTTCCATCTTCACTTGACGACAACGAGACTGATTTGACGTTTGCGTTGCCTTTAGTCCAAGTGCGTGAGCGGTGAGAACGGCTGTATGCTATGCGTTGCCAAGAACCGGAAATGCGAGTACTTGGTCATCTCGAGGCCTCAACGGCGGACATCCAGCGCCGCTAGTGGTGGTTCAAAGTCACGGaacgaagatgaggatgacgatgatgacggtaacaacaacaacacagTCGTCAACCAACATAAGCAGTCGAACCAGGCGAGGAGACACAAACGCTCGTCTCGAGCGCAGTCAATGAGACAATCATCGCCATTATCAACACATTTATCATCCCCCAAGGACCAATCAAGGGTCGTAACAGCCTCGCAGCCCTCGCTTCGggacaacaacaccaacagcatcgCAACAGGGCCAGACGTGGGCCTAGAAGATGCACAGCAACTTTTTCTCAGCACCCTCTTCCCGGACTCCCTTGGACAGATTCCGGCTGTCTTTCCGCAGTTCGATCCGGACTTCTTTGGCAAGGTGGCCGGTCCCACGCCTACGGCTGCCGCGAAAAGTCGGGCAGGCCGCAGCAGTGTTGGTGTTACCGCCGAAGCGTTGACCGCTCGAAGAGACAGTAGCAAGCAGAGCAATCACACATCTGTATACTCATCGTCGTCGGCAGATAGCCTCTTTGAATACGGGATTGACCCGATGGATTTTCTGATGGATGAGTCGCACATCCCTACAACGGTGGCGCCCAGCAGTGCACACGGCAGTAATAGAGTCACAAATGAGGCTCGGCCTAGTACGGCTCAttcctcaacaccaccagacTCAGCTGCCACCTCCAactcttcatcttcatcttgctgcTGTATGATGACAGCCGTGAGCATCTACGAGGCCATGCAGGCTCAGCTCGTCTGGGGCGATCCCATCGCTGGCCCATCGGCGGCATCAAGTCCCAACTCTACGTCAGCCAGCTCTTCATACTCGTCTAAGCCATCGTGGTCAGGTTCAGAGTCAGGGACAGGCGCGACAACATACCATTCAACAACGCCTCTTATGACCCAGCAAACGATCCTGAAGCGTCAGAAGACGATACTACTTCGTTGTGACTCCCTTGTCCAGTGCAGCACCTGCTGGTCCCGCCCGGACTTTGTCATGCTGATAATTACCATGTGCGATCGCATATTAACTAGTCTGGTGGCGGTCGAGCGTTTTGTTTGCGGCAGAAGCGATGATGACGTAAACAGGATCAGTTCCAACGTCACCGCTGCTGCCGTAGACATGCACGCCATGGAAGCACCATCACGCGCGGGCCTGGAGGTGTCATCCCTGTCCCGATCGTCCCAGATGCTGCAGCCTGGGGTGGGTGCATGGCAgatcgacgacgacgatgagatggaaCTGGTTATTAGCCTGATCAAGTCCCGCGTGACAAGGCTCGGCAATCTGATCACCATGGCTGAGGGAACAATAAGCGCAAACGCGTGGCCTTGGCATGAGAGGCTGGTCCAGGCTCTGCGGAAGAGGTCTAACAAACTTCTTATCTCCTT
Above is a window of Fusarium oxysporum Fo47 chromosome XII, complete sequence DNA encoding:
- a CDS encoding Pyoverdine/dityrosine biosynthesis protein-domain-containing protein — encoded protein: MSIDIDHQNPSDVLKLKTPAVTIAGSDVSFDDTMSTRSSRSSVPSEMTGPPAADDKTEDSEETKVSETSNRILDVILEYSLHKFDSTEELHNAGRPKFLAVVSRFVKARQKVVMCLPAFPFKSANKVEKVLGTLPDKAEELALARLNSICVTIGQFYEPGAELTVISDGLVYNDLLGISDQETWRYGSALRAMAERKAFSHLSFSRLQDLVAVKGLPNDLNELTYVANATNFRRTLFNKYGRDGDLDIDHEIATNPDTLGTYKGYCRFLKSDLQHIFGPAKSSAKYRKDVKYLAKQMLIRGYAFAGAVKARFPNYLRLSIHQSTGEHKISISLLNTKSGFTTPWHCSVVLMADGEWLSGLAVDFKADRLLELVEEDGRPSYFREVLRQRPYLMENAKPRIVIQQEPQAHRPRIRPS
- a CDS encoding E1-E2 ATPase-domain-containing protein, whose protein sequence is MGQTYMRLPEDGDDRNASASRLPAPTSAHLATTTLQVGGMTCGSCTSAVESGFKGVDGVGTVSVSLVMERAVVTHDPDIIPAEKIQEIIEDRGFDAEVLSTDRSNPATTRLNNHCSDQSTAIGSEAESATTTATTTFAIEGMTCGACTSAVEAGFNGVAGVLKFNISLLAERAVITYDETKLSPEKIAEIIDDRGFDVTILSTQRDSIHQGGDTTSAQFKVFGCKDATTAQLLEEGLIAVQGIRSASLSLSTDRLTVVYQPRTIGLRGIVEAIEVQGLNALVASGEDNNAQLESLAKTREITEWRTAFRTSLAFAIPVLLIGMIIPMAFPVIDIGRFELIPGLFLGDIVCLVLTLPVQFGIGKRFYISGYKSLKHRSPTMDVLVVLGTSCAFLFSVFSMLISVLLEPHSKPSTIFDTCTMLITFITLSRWLENRAKGQTSKALSRLMSLAPSKATIYADPIAVEKAAESWAKSSDEPPTPKTPRTHEPGVSAWEEKVIPTELLEVDDIVVIRPGDKIPADGILVRGTTFVDESMVTGEAMPVQKYMGDSIVAGTVNGDGRVDVRVTRAGHDTQLSQIVKLVQDAQTARAPFQQLVDTIAGYFVPMILILGLGTFLVWMVLCHVLSHPPEIFLEDNSGGKVVVCVKLCISVIVFACPCALGLATPTAVMVGTGVGAENGILIKGGAVLERITKVTQVVLDKTGTITYGKMSVASIGLVPQWTRSEVSKRLWWSIVGLAEMGSEHPVGKAILGAAKNELGMAPEETIDGSVGDFKAVVGKGVSVTVEPATANRSRYMVLVGNLIFLKDSGIDVPEDAVEAAEKLNMSVGEGTSQAKSNPRSAGTTNIFVAIDGLYSGHVCLSDTIKEDAAATISVLHRMGIKTAIVTGDQRSTALAVASAVGIDANNVYAGVSPDQKQVIVQEIQDRGEVVGMIGDGINDSPALVTADVGIAMASGTDVAMEAADMVLMRPTELMIIPASLALTRTIFRRIKINLGWACIYNAIGLPIAMGFFLPFGLSVHPIMASLAMAFSSVTVVVSSLMLNSWTRPVWMNEVAKNGGREPKAERWIWGRGIVRWVREMMGRRGKVEEVGYVPLQNIEG
- a CDS encoding isoprenoid synthase domain-containing protein, which encodes MVKFDSGSESEMTNGDELHINAKHEIKPRMANGNGVHNVPEHDQFQDHAEMEVLMLPDLFSSLMSVPARENPNYASVKAEADEWIASVINADAKWASRNKRVDFTYLASIWAPDCSAFALRTSTDWNSWAFLFDDQFDEGHLSNDLDGAVNEIARTREIMEGTAPRYTADSEHPIRYVFQTLCDRVKQNPEGFYAGKPSSDRFYRRWMWAHELYWEGLVAQVRTNVEGRSFTRGPDEYLAMRRGSLGAYPALVNNEWAYGIDLPEEVADHPLVFEIMVIISDQILLVNDILSYEKDLRLGVDHNMVRLLKAKGLSTQQAINEVGVMINDCYRRYYRALSELPCFGEEADRALLGYLEVEKNHALGSLLWSYKTGRYFKSKEDGARVRKTRELLIPKKMAVL